The sequence below is a genomic window from Chryseobacterium foetidum.
TTATTTTTCCTGTGGTTGGCGTAATGGATGATTTGGCGATTTTGTCGCTCGCGATTCCTAAACTCATTCGGGAAGTAGATAAATTTCTTCTTTGGGAAGCCGAAAGGAGATTGGGCGAAACTAAAATTATCGACGCTGAGATCGTAAAATAATAACTCAGAAAGTCATTTTCTTAAAAAGGGAAATGACTTTTTTAATTTTAAAATAAATGATCGTGAAACGGCTGAGCGGGTCGTCATTTAAAATTCAAATCCTTAAATTTGCAGAATCTAATAAAAAATTAATGGAAAGTAAGAAAGAATTCTTTTTAGAATGCTACAAGCTGGGAATCATCAAATTTGGAAGATTTACTTTGAAAAGCGGTATCGAAAGTCCGTTTTATGTAGATTTAAGACCATTGGCATCAGACCCGAAAATCCTTAAAAACCTCGCCAACTATCTTTTGGAAATGCTTCCGCTGGATAATTTTGATCTGATTTGCGGTGTTCCTTACGCTGCACTTCCTATGGCTACGGCGATGTCTCTTGAAAGTTATATTCCATTAATTATTAAAAGAAAAGAGGCAAAAAATTACGGAACCAAAAAACTGATCGAAGGAATTTACCAGAAAGGACAAAACTGTCTTTTGGTGGAAGACGTAATTACATCAGGCAAATCTTTGATTGAAACCATTGCCGAAGTAGAAAATGAAGACCTGAAGGTTGCCGATATTATTGTGGTTTTAGACCGTGAACAGGGCGGAAAACAGCTTTTGGAAAGCAAAGGATTTAAAGTTCATACCCTTTTCAATATCTCGGAAGTTTGTACTATTCTTCAGGAAGAAGGTGAACTTTCTGATGATGAAGTGAAAAGAATTCAGGACTTTTTGAAAGGAAACCACATTCAGTTTGATGAGAAAAAGAGACTTTCTTATCAGGAAAAATTTGAAAATGCACAGCATTCTGTTTCTAAAAAATTGTTGGAAACAGCTTTGGCAAAAGAATCAAATCTTATCGCATCAGCTGATGTAACAACGACTGACGAACTTTTGGCTTTGGCTGAAAAAGTGGGACCACACGTGATCGCTTTAAAAACACACATCGACATCATTTCAGATTTCGATTACGAAAAAACCATCGTTCCATTAAAAGCTTTGGCGCAAAAACACCGTTTTCTTTTGATGGAAGACCGCAAATTTGCTGACATTGGAAACACACAGGAACTTCAGTTTACAAGCGGGGTTTTCAAAATTACAGATTGGGCAGACTTTGTTACTTCTCAGGTGATTGGCGGTTACGAATCGTTAGATTGCTTTAAAAATGTTGGTGTTGTTGCCATCATCGGAATGTCTTCAAAAGGAACTTTAACTACAAGTGCATACCGTGAAGAAGCTCTGAAAGTGGCGGCTTCGCATCCCAACGTGATTGGTGGAGTTTCTCAAAACCAGTTGCCGGATGAAATATTGCTCTTTACTCCCGGAGTGAATTTAGCAGATTCAGGAGACGGAAAAGGACAGCAGTACAACACGCCGGAGCACGTCTTTAAAACACTTCACACAGATTTCATTATTGTAGGAAGAGGAATTTATAAATCTGAAAACCCTGAAGAAGCAGCGCTTACGTATAAAAACGAAGGCTGGAAAGCATATCAGGATTCTTTGTAACAATACATTGCATATCATAAGCTCCGAAAGAGCGAAATCAACAGCACAGGGTAATGCCCTGTGTTTTTCGTATCATTCAGTTAGAAAAAGCAATGAAAGGGCGACATCAAAATCTCATTTTTATAAAGATGAAACTTTTCGACCTTAAAAAAACAGACTTTTGTGAATAAATAACAGTTCTTTTCAGACTGAAAATTAATTTAAAATATGATTACATTTAAATCTAAAATACGTTATATTTGATGCTTTATCAGCCATTTTGAAAAAGTTCAGCATCGTTATTATTTCGTTTTTAGGGTTTGTACAGATTTCTGCACAGAAAGACAGTATTTTTATCAGTGCTAAACTTTCTGAAGACCGAAAAACACTTGACGTTGAGCAAAGAATTGTGTACCATAATCACTCCGATAAAGATCTCAACAGCCTGAAACTTCTCAACTGGATTGCCGCTTACAACAACCGCAAAACCGCTTTGGTCTACAGAAAACTGGAAGACCGGAACAACAAACTTCATTTTGCAAAACAGGACGAACTCGGAAAATTACTTGAACTGAGCATTACCAAAGATGATCAGAACTTTTTAATTGAAAAAAAAGAAACTGAAAATCTCTATTTACCACTTCAAAATCCTCTAAAAGCCGGAGAAGAAATTGTTTTAAATTTAAAATATAAACTTCAGCTTCCTGATAAAAAATTTACGGGTTACGGGACTTCCGATATTAATACTTCGCTGAAATATTTCTTCATCGTTCCCGATCATTTTGACAAAGAAAATAATCTAAGCCGGAATTATCTCGATATTGAGGAATCTGTTAATTTCAACACCTTTTGGAAGATTGATTTGAATCTGCCAACAGAATTTCATGCGCAGGGAAATCTTGATCAGACCGCCGGTAATTCGTTTGAAGGCTATCTGGATTCTGATCCGGAATTCATTATTTCGAAAGACAAATTTCCTGTTTTAAATATTGGTTCAGACAGTTTTAAAACAGAAATCAAACTCGGTTACAACATCAGTGAGCAGGAAAAACAGAATCTTGAATTTTTCCTTCCGCTGCAACTTAAATTTATAGAAGACAGAATCGGGACTATTCCCGAAAGGCTTTTTATTTCTGAAAAATTCAGGGCTAAAGAAGACTTCTTTGGAAACAATGATATCAAATTCTGGATATTTAATTTTAAACTTTTCACAGACGCTGAAAAAGCAGATCAGGACTATTTTGGAATCGTTTCTAAAAAAGTTTTAGACGAAAAAATCATTGCCGACAAGCAGAATCATCACTGGTTCAAAAACGGACTGAAATCCTATCTTGAAATTCAGTATTTAAAGAAATTTTACCGTGATGCGAAACTTCTGGGAAATCTCACCGAAACTAAAGTTCTGGGAATTAAACCTGTAAAGTTTTTTCATGCTTCAGAAGTAAAACTGCTTGATCGCTATGGTTTGGCATATCAGTACATCATGACGCAGAATCTCGATCAGAAAATTGGTGAAAAGTTTTCGGAGCTGAGCAACTTCAACGATATGGCGATTTCCAATTTTGAAACTGGAAGCCTTTTCAGTTACACTGCCGATAAAATGGGGGAAAATCAGTTTAATGATTTGGTTAAAAATTACATCTCAGAAAATACAGACACTCAGATCAATCCCGAAGATTTTCTGAAAGATCTGGCTGAAAAAGAGAAATCTTCAGCTTATTTCAGTGATTTTTTAAAACAGAAAAACCGTGATAATTTCAGACTGAAAAATTTCAGAGCTAAAAAAGACGAAGCTCT
It includes:
- the pyrF gene encoding orotidine-5'-phosphate decarboxylase; translation: MESKKEFFLECYKLGIIKFGRFTLKSGIESPFYVDLRPLASDPKILKNLANYLLEMLPLDNFDLICGVPYAALPMATAMSLESYIPLIIKRKEAKNYGTKKLIEGIYQKGQNCLLVEDVITSGKSLIETIAEVENEDLKVADIIVVLDREQGGKQLLESKGFKVHTLFNISEVCTILQEEGELSDDEVKRIQDFLKGNHIQFDEKKRLSYQEKFENAQHSVSKKLLETALAKESNLIASADVTTTDELLALAEKVGPHVIALKTHIDIISDFDYEKTIVPLKALAQKHRFLLMEDRKFADIGNTQELQFTSGVFKITDWADFVTSQVIGGYESLDCFKNVGVVAIIGMSSKGTLTTSAYREEALKVAASHPNVIGGVSQNQLPDEILLFTPGVNLADSGDGKGQQYNTPEHVFKTLHTDFIIVGRGIYKSENPEEAALTYKNEGWKAYQDSL
- a CDS encoding aminopeptidase, with translation MKKFSIVIISFLGFVQISAQKDSIFISAKLSEDRKTLDVEQRIVYHNHSDKDLNSLKLLNWIAAYNNRKTALVYRKLEDRNNKLHFAKQDELGKLLELSITKDDQNFLIEKKETENLYLPLQNPLKAGEEIVLNLKYKLQLPDKKFTGYGTSDINTSLKYFFIVPDHFDKENNLSRNYLDIEESVNFNTFWKIDLNLPTEFHAQGNLDQTAGNSFEGYLDSDPEFIISKDKFPVLNIGSDSFKTEIKLGYNISEQEKQNLEFFLPLQLKFIEDRIGTIPERLFISEKFRAKEDFFGNNDIKFWIFNFKLFTDAEKADQDYFGIVSKKVLDEKIIADKQNHHWFKNGLKSYLEIQYLKKFYRDAKLLGNLTETKVLGIKPVKFFHASEVKLLDRYGLAYQYIMTQNLDQKIGEKFSELSNFNDMAISNFETGSLFSYTADKMGENQFNDLVKNYISENTDTQINPEDFLKDLAEKEKSSAYFSDFLKQKNRDNFRLKNFRAKKDEALEVRIVKNTSEAIPVKLETENRDGSRKSYWVETEKNERLKTFEIPADDLYKITLNNGYIFPEPNYRDNYLYTKGIFSNSKKIKFKLIKDIPNPEFNEIYLNPRVRFSNAYDKFLLGMNFRNESLFDQKFAYSVTPYYSTGTGKMVGSGGVSYSFLPAESFIRALTFGVSAAHFHYDYELAYSRASASAGISFQKPPRSTVSRGLALSYNYYQRDLSLKMIANRDYDKYNLWSVGYGYTDNQMIHEKSMSISTQGMEDFNKITAEAFYRWEFAPRQKLSLRLFAGYFARNETRNNTFNYGISRVSDYSFSYNLLGQSATEGLLSQQYVLADGGFKSLIPGSVNQWITSFNLDTSVWKMIHVYADAGVYKNKNFDPKFIWDSGLKVRVIPDFLEVYLPVQSSLGFEPGFKDYGKRIRYTLILNLGTIINAARRGWY